The nucleotide sequence ggtcccttccagcccaaaccattctgtgattctgataTTGCACACAGCTGAGAACCtgagttatttaattttttagacCCTTCAGCACATGAAGGAACAGTAGAGATCCATGGTGGGTTTTTGGGATATGTTACCTGTGTCCCAGCATGTAATCTTTTAACATTCCATCCGCAGGGGGTTCCTTGTAATCAGATTgagtgctggggtttttttgtttctagtTTTTGGTGAGGCTGAGAATTCTGCTCGAGGCCTTAAAAGAAAGGGGTTGTCAGCaagaggcagctctgggctgagcAGAGATCCCGTGGCCTCCTAATTAAAATTCACTTCATTTCTGTCTTGCAGCTCTCCCAAaccaggcagcaggaaaatcTCATTAGGTtgaagaaaacccccaaaaacctgACACAGCCcttctgctttggtttggtCACTCAAGCAGCTGTAAAACAAATCCTCAAGCAGTTGTTTAGGTTTTTAATATGGCTTCTGTTTGTCTTTTGGTCTTGTGCCATCAGAATTGCCCCAAAAACggagcagctccttgggaaTGTGCCACCCCTGAGTGACTGTGCCAGGCAGGTGCCCTCTGCTGCGGCAGTGTCACCTGTCCCAGGAATCCTGGGGGCACAGGGTGCAGCAGAAATCCGTGGGGCCTCTGggtccctgtcacctccctggTGTCTAATTAGAGCCCTGAAATGTCCATGAAATTGGGAGGTTTTGCTTGTCTGGGACTTACAGGTAGAAAACCAGGGCGTGAGTAACGAGTGAGTTGTCCGAGTTAGGAGTAAGGATGGAGAGGGCTTCAAAGGCCGGTCGGGGTCAGAAAGCACTAATGGGGCTTAattcctggtttgtttttctgttgtgttgTGTGGCCTGGCTGGAAAACACGAATGAGAGGTCAGTTGGTGACACTCAGGCCTGTTTACCTGAGTGAACCGATAATTAAATGTTAGGTGGGAAGCTGGGCTCCCAAACTGGAGTGTATCCATGGTCATGGGTGAtcctcagcctggagctggtgCTTTACAGATGGATTCACTGGTTGTTCCTTTGCCAACTACAGATTGAGTGTATCAGAGTCTTAATAATTGATTTCAGGTCAGAATCTCCTTCTGCTTCATCCCAAGGGGTTGGACAGCTCTGATCCCTGCTCTGTATGCCCaaggacaggacccagggaacggctggagctgtgccagaggagtttaggttggatatcgggaaaggctcttcccccagaggctgctgggcactgcccaggctccccagggaatgggcacggccccgaggctgccagagctccaggagcgtttgggcagcgctgccaggggtgcccagggtggggttgttggggtgtctgtgcagggccaggggctggactggatgatccttgtgttccagctcaggatattccacgGTTCTCTGCAGGTCAAACATTACTCTGGCAATCcaaaacaggttaaaaaaatcatggaattgatctctttgtttgtctttttcccCCTGGAGTTTGCAGATtgagctcccagctgctgcttccagcctcCCCAGTGGCACCCACCGATGCCAGCCATGCCTCGCCAGTCCCCCCAGGAAGGGAAAACCTGCCCCATTTCCCAGCTGTCCAGGAGGATGGGAGCAGCCAAAGGCCTGGGAATGAACTTTGCCCTGGCCTGGGGGCCGGGGATTGTCCCCTGCTTGTGTCGCAGCGCTGGGGGAGGACAGGTCACCTGAGGTGGCAGAAGGCCTCCTGTCTGTCACCTGAATGAGTCTGTGAGGGTGGGGTGGGTGTCACCTGCCAGCAAAGGCTCCAGCTCGCTGGATCTGAAGGTTTCAGCTCCTGTCACTTGGAGCTGCTGAGTGGGATTGAAGTCCAGCAGAGTCAGAAGGGAAGTGTTTTGGACACTGTGACCTCCCTCTGCTCATGACTGCTGTGGTCAGAGGCCACAGTAACGAGGTTTGGGTGTACAGGAGCTGTAGCCATGAGGAAAACCGGGTTTTGGTGTCAGGGCTGTGAGGGTCgtggaatcccaggatggtttgggttggagggaccttaaagcccatccagtgccacccctgccatgggcagggacaccttccactgtcccagggtgctccaggccccaatgtccagcctggccttgggcactgccagggatccaggggcagccacagcttctctgggcaccctgtgccagggcctgctcACCCTctcagggaacaattccttcccaatatcccacctaaccctgccctctggcagtgggagccattcccccttgtcctgtcactccagacccttgtccagagtccctctgcagctctcctggagcccctttaggccctgcaaggggctctgaggtctccctggagccttctctccaggctgaacacccccagctctcccagcctctcctcccagcagagctgctccatccctctgctcatcctggagcctcctctggactctctccagcagctccaggcccttcctgtgctgggatagggctggggcagctctgcaggtggggtcccACCTGAGcaaggcagaggggcagaatcccccctctcctgctgccattGTGCTGGGATGAGCCCAGGATGGGTTTAGATTTCCCGCACCAAAAAGATTTTGGGCAAGCTTTCACCGagtgtttgtttgctttaggTGCTGTCCAAAAAAATCTTGAAACTGGGAAATGTGggtttctgtttctgctgcttggTGTTGCTTGGGCAGAGGGAGGTTTCTTGGTAAGAAATGGGAAGTTTGGAGGTTGGGAATGAACAATGGGAAGTGAGGGTTGGTTTGGGATATTGCAGCaagggagaaggagctgctgccctcccaAGTGCTTCCCCCACCCATAACATGTCCATGCTGGGAATACCgtgtggcactgccaggctTGTTCCCAAAAATACCCCTGTGTCCTGGTTCTCAGTCTCCTGGTGCCGGGGAGCAGGATCTACCCACGGAGACCTAAACACCTGGGGCTTTCTGGGACAGGCCACTGCCAGGCCTTAGCGTGGCAGAGTGACTGGGAGAGCTATTTAATGGGGCAGGCTGGTTCCCAGTAGCCTCAGGAACTGGAATGTCGCAGTAATTAATTGATTAATTTCTCTTTGGAGGAGGGAAATAGGTGGATGATGAGGAGATCAGGGATCTGATGGTGATCATCTTTCCTGATGGTGTTTTGGGGAAGCAGTTCCAGCTTCAGGTCCCCATCAACAGCTCTGGTGACCTCAGATCttaaaacttgtttttatttcctaaagaaaagaaCATGAACCAGGCTTTGGAGTTTGTCTTCTGGAATTGCCAGAGTATCCAGTGGTGCTTTAATGAGCAGACAAGGCCGTGGTTTTGGGAGGGTCCAGCTCCAGCCTAAATTCCCTTGTTCTGGGATTTGACATTCCATGTTATTGGAGTGAGAAGGGGTAGAAGGTTGTGCTGGGAGTAAATACAGCAGAGAACCTGGTTAATGGTTTTCCAGAGCTTTGGAATGTTACCAGGGATCCAGGAGAGCACCGGGACCGCCCTGTGCTCCAGTAGGGATCTCCCCTGGATTTCTGCAGAGGAATTttggaggaagagggggaaataCCCACCCAGTGTAAGTGATTTATACAAAGTCTCTGCCTTCCTCACACCTTCAGTCAAGGTCACTCACTAAACTTGGGATAAACACCAGCCAGGGGTTATCTTGTTATTCCTTCCCTGGATCAGCCGAGCTCGGAGCTGCCGGTATTTGTTGTGTTTGGAGAGTCCttgctggcagggatgggggggatAATGCTTTGTTTGTGTCCAGTGCACTGCAGTTATTCCCAAAAGGTTCTTTGGACAGCGGCATGGGCTGACTCGGGCCCCCCTGTGCTTTGCAATATTCTGGAGAGCTGGTTTTGCTTGGGAATGTGCCTCCATCCCATGGGGAACCATGATCCATAGGAATCATGGAGCTGACCTCCACAGGGCTGTCCCTTCCTGAAGGCACATTCGATCTCCAGCTCACCAGGAACATCACCAAGGTATCAGCTTTATGGCTGGGATGGCTCTTTAGGATGCCAGGCCATGGGAATGTGGGATCTGAGCGGCAGCTTCGTGTCCTGGGGTCCGTGTCTGCATTCCAAGGGGGGTTGTGGATCCTCTGCTGTTCTCCTCAGGGGTGGGGTAGGAAGGATGGCTGTGATGGGGCAGGAGCTCAGTTTCCGTGACGTCCTTGTCCACAAATGCAGCCTAAATGTCAGAGAACAGAGTCTCCTTCAGGCTGTTTGTTTGGGTCCTGTTTGGCATCCACAAATAATAGCCCTAAAAATAGGTGGGTGAGATTCCTTACTAATCTGTGGGGGAGGGGGTTTTGCACAGGGATGTGAACCAGGCTTGGTTTTCGGCTAAGCTTGTCAGGGAAGTGGGGGCTTGGGAGGGCCCCTCAGGTGATGGAGACCTGGGGTTTGTCCAGAGTGACCTGTCCAGGTCCTCGGATGCCAAatccagctgcctctccagaCAGCTCATGCCTTTGGTGCTTGTAGTGCCTTTGGCACTCACCCTCCGAGTCAGCTCCTAATTTTATCTCGTTACCCACACGGTGACAACGTGACACAGCAGTGCAGCGGGAATGACATCAGCAGACGGATGGATCCGTGCGGAGCAGCGGCAGGgatttgattttaattaaaagtgagCAGTGCCAAGGtgattctgcttttaaattggTGCAGTGATCCCTGTCACGAGCTTCGAGGCTTCTCACGGCTGGGGCTGTCTCTGCACGTGGTGTTCAAGTGCTCCATTCCTACAATTCCAAACATCCTAGTAATGAATGCTGAGCTTCCTGGAAAATGTGGAGTCAGTTcctgtgtttaaaagaaaacaatttctgtcGCACCAAGAGGTGTGTGAGGTTGGGGAGCTGCTTTTGACTGTATTTAAACATGAAGGGAGATTTTTTCCTACCCAAAAGTTCAGTGGATATCTGGAGGCAGCTGGAATCCCTTCAGCAGCGCCATGAATTCCATGGATTCTGCAGGACTACCAGTTGTTTGGCTGTGGTGGGAGGGATCTGCCTGTGTTTGGTGTGAATGGCTGGTTTATGTTATTCTGCCAAGATTTCTAGGTGTGGAGGAAGCCTCGTGTTCTGGAGAGAACCCCGTGGATCCatcagctgctggggctggaacTTGGGGAATATTTTAGCTGCTCCTTGCTGTGCTCCTTGTGCCAGCCTGGTGTGGGCACaggccagggcagtgcctgtcctctgggctggggcacctccagtcCTGGGACCCTTGTGGCAAGAAGGGAcgtggaggggctggagcatgtccagggcagggaagggagctgggaaggggctggagccccaggagcggctgagggagctgggaaggggctcagcctggggaaaaggaggctcaggggggaccttgtggctctgcacaagtccctgacaggagggggcagccggggggggtcgggctctgctgccagggaacagggacaggaggagagggaacggcctcaggctgggccaggggaggttcagggTGGAGGCCaggaaagggtggtcaggccttggcagggactgcccagggaggtctggagtgcccatccctggaggtgtccgaggaagggctggaggtggcactcagggctctgggctgggaacaaggtggggatcgggcacAGGGTGCACTCTGTGATCCAAGGCCTTTTCCCACCTAAATGATCCTGTGTGATCCTTGGTGAGGAGCTCCCCAAGcgcagagcagctgctgagtgTGTTGGCAGTGGTTTATGATCCAGGACGGTGCGCTTTCTCTGTGAccactggcagctctgggggaTTGGAGACAAAGACACCAAGACTTTTGCCGGAAGTGACCTGCTCAGAGTGGGAAAGAGTGAAACAGACTGTGAAGGAGTCACGGTGGCTTTGAAGGGTTCCTTGGAATAAGTTTTTGTATTGAGCAGAGTAAAGTTTCATTTTTGGTCTGGTAGAGGAGGCTGCAGGTTGTGGTTGGAGTGTCCGGCGTGTGCGGGGCTGTCCAGCAGCGCTCGGGCCGCTGACAGTGACGTGAGTCACCTGTGCTCAGGTGGGGGTGACGCTCTGCAATTGCAGCATCTCGCAGCCCCGCGTTCGGAGCGTGGCTTCAGCCCTGGGCTCGCCTCCAGAGGCACCAGCAGTGTAGGAACATGACTTTGCCAAAGCCACCTCTCCTCTgccaggaaggagggagcagaaCAGAGCCTTCCTCTGGGCTGCCGTGTGGCTTGTGGCACTGCCATGCCCATGGTCCCACCTGAGGGCCCAGCACCCGTGTTCGGCTCTGGAGTCGCTGCTTGGACTGAAATGAGTTGAGAAGCTCCTGAGTGCATTTCCCCCCCTTCCACCCCGTTTTCCTGTTGTTTCTCTCCCCcatgcactgaaatatttaataaggGATATTCCAGGAGGCCCTGGGAGCCGGGGTGAACTCTCGGAAGCTGAAAAAGTGGTTTCAGGACCAGGATGTCACCTCGGCTGGCTCAGTGAGGAGCCAACCGCTTCCCCTCAGTTCGACTTCCAGTGTTTGccaccagctgctccacagcatCTCCATCCTCGCCAGGATATCCGCTTCCCTGCTgcctgtttccttttcctccctcctgagcagcagtgggatgggattttcTTCCCTCCCAGTCCTCttgaagaggaaggaaactgCAGGTGTTTGTCCTCCACAGGAGGCTCTGTCTGAGAGCTGCCTTGTGAAGCTCTGCTTGGTTTTGTTACCTCCCAGGACAGAGTTGGGTAGGAAACTCAACTTCCCACCCGCCTTTTATCTTCCTGAAATGATTTATTCCTTTCTAGGTGGAGGCTGCCATGGCCTGTATGACCAACAGCAAACACTGGTTTGGCATCTTGTAGTGACTtgtgctccttcccagctctctggggcagcagggaaTCTCTGTCCAAACCCGTTCCTTTCCCGAGCTGTGCCCGCTGCGGTTCCTGCTGGCAGCGTGGGGAAGCAACCAGGCCTCAAAGCAGAGCAGTTGCCTCCTGCCAGAAGTCTGGAATTTCCTTCAGTAGTGCCAGTTATCAGCTGGCTAAACTAGGACACTCTCAGGTAGtgttttccccccttccttgATGATTAAATCAAACACAAGAAGCTGCTTTGGAGCCTCTTTTAACAGAGCTCTCGTGAGGATCTAAAAATACCAGCGGGGTTGGGGCAGGTCACCTGCAGCAGGGTTGAAACTTCGTAGTTGGCTTCGTTTTCCTCCTTAGCCGAGTTTCTCTGCGTAATTGCTGCGGTTGCAACACCTGGCCACCTTCGCCGAGGTGGATGCCAGCCTCGGGCAGAGGCTGACACGCTCAAATCCCGGCTCTGCCAGGGTGATTAAGGCGTCTTCCCGCCGATGGGTGACTCGGCAGCGTGTGGAAAGgcaaggagcagcacagggaggctCCCGCGTGCgtgtggggcagggcagggacttCTCCTGACAGGAATGTGGCCCTGCCGGCCAGGGCCAGCCCTTCCCACGGCCGTGGGCTCGGGGCTCAGCTCCCCCTGGAACCGCGCCTGCGAATCGCCCCGgccggcggctgctgctgctgctgctctgcccggCAGGTTTGGCGCCGGTTCCCGCTGGGATCTGGGAATACCTTGCTGTGGAATCCTGTGGTTTTTTGCCTTCATAGGGGTTTCTTTGCCAGCCGAAGCGGTTAAAATGAGCGATGAGTGCGTCGCGCTGCGCCACGCCGGATCCACGGCCTGCTGTCGGTGTACTCCTGCTTACAGCACCATACTCGTGgtgcctttgcttttcttgtggATTATCCGTGGcggctttgcttttcttcttgattCCCAAGTAATCCTCAGTTTGTGAGGAGTCACACACTCCCTACCCCCTTTATAGATCAGCATTCGGAAGAGTGAAATCAAATGTGTGCCCGGACAGGCTCAAACTCTGACCTCCAAGCTGAGATTTGtgttcattttattaaaaacttcatgtttttacttttctctccttttctagGAAATAGACAGACGGTtggaaaagaagctgaagatCACACAGAAGGAAAGGTAAAATCCTGATTTTCCTGAGGCGCTGTTGGACAGCTGGAGGCCTGGGGAGCGGGAACAGTGGGGAAACAGCTTCAAACTGAGCAGGGAGCGCTGGGTTGGAGCTGGGCATTAGGGAATCCCTGTCTCCGTGCCACTAGGTGGCCCTTCGGAGCCGCGGCAGGGCAGCAGAAAGCTGCTCCAGAGTGATTTGATTTCAGAGCTGGCTTCTCCAGACTGGCTGTAGCTCCAGCTGGGGGGAAGCCATGTAAGAAAAAGGCACTCGGGGAAAGAAATGGGTGAGTCAGGTAATCCCAGCTCGATTGACTTGCTGTGTCTTGCACCAGGGAgagtttcttttcctgcttcctttggGTCGGGGCAGGGGTGTGTTATTGCCTCCTACCAGAAATGTTTCTAATCACTGCTGACAAGTCCTttgttgttgggggtttttcccctttgaTTAGTAGAGAGTCATGGGATTGATTCTCTGGGCAGAAAAGGGACTATAAGGCATTCAGATGGTGAGATGGGGCCGAGGCTGGCTCTGAGGAGTGAAGCAGCAGGGTTGGAGCGAAAGGCTGGGTATCCTGGTGAGAGGAGCCCTAAAAATCCTTGCAGTGAATGAAATCAAGGTGCTTATATCAATATCTTTGACTAGAAATGCTAAAACTTTACCCAGTGtctgttccctttccttcaGTGGAGTCCAGTGGTGTCAAACATAGCAGGGACTGATTTTCCATCCCTTTCCGAGCTAATCCGCTGCTCTTGTTTAGAGTTACAGCTATAACGAGGTCTTTAATTATTCCGGGCTGCTCTTAATCACAGGGAGTGACATCTGAGCACGAGGAATTCACACGCTGGGCAGAAAACCCCCGTGGAAAACAAGCACCAACCcaatgcttttctttccaacagCAGAAAGTCCAAATCTCCTCCCAAAGTGCCGATCGTGATCCAGGACGACAGCCTTCCCGCAGGGCCTCCCCCCCAGATCCGCATCCTCAAGAGGCCGACGAGCAACGGCGTCCTCAGCAACCCCAACTCCGCCAGCCGCCCGGCCTTCCCCGTGAAATCCCTGGCGCAGCGCGAGGCCGAGTACGCCGAGGCCAGGAAACGGATCCTGGGCAGCGCCAGCCccgaggaggagcaggagaagcccATCCTGGATAGGTGAGAGCAGCTCCTCGGGAATTCCTGCCTGGCACGAGTGGGGGTGAGCTCCTCCGGGAGTACAGCCAGGCCAGCAAGGAGAGAGGAGGGCTCTGTTAGCAGAGCCTCAGCTGCGTGGGAGTGAGGGCAAGTGCCTGAGAAGGCCGTAACTCATGGAatcgttaaggttggaaaagccctccaagatcacAGAGTGCAGCCATTAACTGGCACCGCCGTGTTCCCCACTAAacgtgtccccaggtgccacctccatgtgcctttggaacacttccagggatgcaggggcagccacagctgctctgggcaccttgtgccagggcctccccaccctcccagggaacaattccttcccagtatcccacctaaccctgccctctggcactgggaagccattccctgtgtcctgtctctccaggctcttgtccaaagtccctccATCTTTCCTGCTGGCCCCTTCAGATACTTCAGGAAGGCCACAGTTCGGTCACCCCAGAggttctcttctccaggctgaacaatcccaattccctcagcctttcctcctcgCAGAGctgttccatccctctgatccccTTGGTGGGCTCCTTTGGACTTGTTCCATGTCCTTGTGCTGGGGATCCCAGAGCATGTGACAACATCCCTGCAGTGCAGGGGTTTCCCAAAGGCACTCGGAATTCCACACTGCATTGCCTCCacccctgctcccagtgtccctgcagcccccagccccgctcccagtgtccccgcagccctgctcccagtgtccccgcagccctgctcccagtgtccccagccctgctcccagtgtccctgcaggccccagccctgctcccagtgtccctgctcccagtgtccctgcagccctgctcccagtgtccctgcagccctgctcccagtgtccccagccctgctcccagtgtccctgcaggccccagccctgctcccagtgtccctgctcccagtgtccttgcagccctgctcccagtgtccctgcagccctgctcccagtgtccctgcagccctgctcccagtgtccctgcagccctgctcccagtgtccctgcaggccccagccctgctcccagtgtccctgcagccctgctcccagtgtccctgcagccctgctcccagtgtccctgcaggccccagccctgctcccagtgtccctgcagcccccagccctgctcccagtgtccccagccctgctcccagtgtccctgcagcccccagccctgctcccagtgtccccagccctgctcccagtgtccctgcagccctgctcccagtgtccctgcaggccccagccctgctcccagtgtccccagtcctgctcccagtgtccctgctcccagtgtccctgcagccctgctcccagtgtccctgcagcccccagccctgctcccagtgtccccagctctgctcccagtgtccctgcaggccccagccctgctcccagtgtccctgcagccctgctcccagtgtccccagctctgctcctctgtcccagtgtccccagctctgctcctctgtccctgcaggccccagccctgctcccagtgtccccagctctgctcctctgtccctgcaggccccagccctgctcccagtgtccccagctctgctcctctgtccctgcaggccccagccctgctcccagtgtccccagccctgctcctctgtccctgcaggccGCCGCGGATCTCGCAGCCCGAGGACACCAGGCAGCCCAACAATGTGATCCGGCAGCCGCTGGGCCCCGATGGCTCCCAGGGCTTCAAGCAGCGCAGATAGAGGCGGATGCGCCGTTCCGCCGGCACGGACACACGGACCTGGGCGAGGGGACCTCCCGGGGTGATTTGCACTGTGACCCTTTTGCTCTGCCCACTGTGACCTTCAGCCCCACGCACTGTGACCTCCCCTCTGCACCCACTGTGACCGGCgatcccagcagggctgtccccGCAGCCAGGGGGACGAGAGGGGGCCGTGCCGGACTCGGCCGGGCGCAGGGCGGTGTGCGTGTCCCACCCGGGCGGGAGCGAGCGCCAGCAATAACGCTTGTTGTACTCGAAACCTGGCAtttaagggaaagaaaaaaaaaaaaaaaaaggtgggaagCCTCCCCAGCCACGCATGTtgtcctcatcacttccagAACGAGTTCTGTTTCCAAGGATTTTAGGttcttttatttggttttctgtttgctttctgtatCTCGGATCGGCGGAGGTCGTGGGAAGGGTTTGAGCTGTTTGTTTGAATCCAGAGAGGTAGCTGAGCGTTCCGCAGGGAATTCCATTGGATTTCCGTGACTTTGACGGCTCGGGGATGACGAGCTCAtgcttctccttctccattTCCACTGCCATGGAATTGAGCTCCTGGATATCCCCGGATACCTCCGGGTTGGACCCAGTTTACGTCTTGCTCCTGTTAAAGCTTGGCTCTGATTCCCTGCTGGCTTTGAGGAAAAGCTTGAAATACATCctttttgggttcttttttatTTGGGGAGAAGGGAATGCAGAGTGACCCCGTGAAAATGCCTGCTGTCCGGCCACGGAGGGCCGGGCAGTGAAGAATTAGGGAGATGTGGCGAGGAGGAGAGTATCCGGCACCGCTCCGGCCGTGACGTCGGGCAGTGGGATATCCCGAGGGTCCGGCCTCGGGCAGCGCAGGGACGGTACGAGCTCTCCCGGAATAGCAGAACCGGGAACCAGACCAGCCTTGGAGAAAGCCTGGATGATCCCTCCGTCTCCGTGGAGGCAGCGAGGCTTCAGGGAAGGGATCGTTCTCCTCCGGCTCCCGGGAAGAGGAcagggaggctgctgctccccaggaacGGAGATGTTCCCCCCTGGATGAAGCTGAGTCTCACTTGGTATCAAGGGATTGGATGAACACTAAATGCCCTCCTTGGAGGGGACGGCACCTGGAAAGCCGGGTGGTTCCCGATGGATTCCTGCATCCGGCTGCTGCCTTCAGTGGGCTTGAGGGGGATCGAGCCAATCTTGACGTGCACGAGAAGCCCTGGGTGGAAATAAGGCTTCAATCCACCGAAAcgggaaaataaaaactaccTGTGTATCCAAACGATCCGCCGGAACGTTAATGAGCTCCTCGCAGCTGGTTCCAGGCGGGGCGGGATTCCCCCGGGATTCCCCGGGATTCTCCGGGATCCCCAGCCCCCGGTGACTTTTGGGGGATCTCACTCATCCCCCCCGGGCTGGGGGCCGGGATGAGCTCCGGGAGGGAGAAGGACGTCAGCAATAACCGTAGTCACCGCGCCTTTCCTTAATTACTCCTAAAAATAGCGTCGAATAGCCAAAAAACTCCCGAACCCACCGGATTTCTGGTGCGCGTGGTCGGTGTCACAGCGCTGCCTCCTCCGTGTCCGGCACCGGAATTCCACCACCGGCACTGAGACCTCCGGCACCAAAATCCCCATTTCCAGCACTGAAATCTCCTTCTCCGACACAGAAATCTCCCGGCTGCTCCTGCTGCGTCCCGGTGCCCAGGATACGTCCCGCCCGCGGGCAGGGCTCGGCGGCGTTCCTGTGGGAAGCGCCTTCATCCcgaggaggggaggaggaacaCGGTACCGCGTGTTTTCGCCCCAAAAAACGTGCGCCGGAAAGAAAACGTtttataaattgtattttaaataaatgtctttAAACTTTTCACGGCTTGATGGCTCCCTCCTTTATCCCCATGGCTCCCACAGGTGGCTTTTTGGTGGCAGGGGCATAAAAGTCCACCAGGAAAGTAAAATCTGGGAGCGTTCGGCCGTAATTGTGCCAGTTTTACCCAAAACCAGGGAATTTTGCCCCGTTTTTAGGGTGGTTGGGAGAAGTGGTTCgaggagggtgggaagggcagTGCTCCAAGAGAAGATGTGGATCCCAAACGTGGTTGTGAGCGCTGCCTCTCCatggaggagaaggaagcaaattagttaatttaattaattaattgaagTGAATTGAATTGAATTGAATCGAATTgaactgaattattttgttgCTCCGTGTTGGCTCCCCCCTGGATGTTGTGCTCCATAACGTCCGGAGAAGGTGCTGGAGGCTCTTGGGGTGAGGAGGAGTCCggcagctcccgcagcccccggctCCCTTGGAATTCTGGTGATTTTTAACAATTTATTTATAATAGCAATCATGTAAATATAGAACATTAATATAGAAATATT is from Corvus moneduloides isolate bCorMon1 chromosome 22, bCorMon1.pri, whole genome shotgun sequence and encodes:
- the SZRD1 gene encoding SUZ domain-containing protein 1 isoform X5; this encodes MSASRCATPDPRPAEIDRRLEKKLKITQKESRKSKSPPKVPIVIQDDSLPAGPPPQIRILKRPTSNGVLSNPNSASRPAFPVKSLAQREAEYAEARKRILGSASPEEEQEKPILDRPPRISQPEDTRQPNNVIRQPLGPDGSQGFKQRR
- the SZRD1 gene encoding SUZ domain-containing protein 1 isoform X6; the encoded protein is MSASRCATPDPRPAEIDRRLEKKLKITQKERKSKSPPKVPIVIQDDSLPAGPPPQIRILKRPTSNGVLSNPNSASRPAFPVKSLAQREAEYAEARKRILGSASPEEEQEKPILDRPPRISQPEDTRQPNNVIRQPLGPDGSQGFKQRR
- the SZRD1 gene encoding SUZ domain-containing protein 1 isoform X2 gives rise to the protein METRIPHGGARTASRAHTVPEGMLQEPRGELGSPGRSHGMCPRCLVEGWDNVGGAVEFVLHQEIDRRLEKKLKITQKERKSKSPPKVPIVIQDDSLPAGPPPQIRILKRPTSNGVLSNPNSASRPAFPVKSLAQREAEYAEARKRILGSASPEEEQEKPILDRPPRISQPEDTRQPNNVIRQPLGPDGSQGFKQRR
- the SZRD1 gene encoding SUZ domain-containing protein 1 isoform X1 translates to METRIPHGGARTASRAHTVPEGMLQEPRGELGSPGRSHGMCPRCLVEGWDNVGGAVEFVLHQEIDRRLEKKLKITQKESRKSKSPPKVPIVIQDDSLPAGPPPQIRILKRPTSNGVLSNPNSASRPAFPVKSLAQREAEYAEARKRILGSASPEEEQEKPILDRPPRISQPEDTRQPNNVIRQPLGPDGSQGFKQRR
- the SZRD1 gene encoding SUZ domain-containing protein 1 isoform X3, whose translation is MRGTRARRRTGIKMEDEEVAESWEEAADSGEIDRRLEKKLKITQKESRKSKSPPKVPIVIQDDSLPAGPPPQIRILKRPTSNGVLSNPNSASRPAFPVKSLAQREAEYAEARKRILGSASPEEEQEKPILDRPPRISQPEDTRQPNNVIRQPLGPDGSQGFKQRR
- the SZRD1 gene encoding SUZ domain-containing protein 1 isoform X4, which codes for MRGTRARRRTGIKMEDEEVAESWEEAADSGEIDRRLEKKLKITQKERKSKSPPKVPIVIQDDSLPAGPPPQIRILKRPTSNGVLSNPNSASRPAFPVKSLAQREAEYAEARKRILGSASPEEEQEKPILDRPPRISQPEDTRQPNNVIRQPLGPDGSQGFKQRR